The following are encoded together in the Terriglobia bacterium genome:
- the dnaK gene encoding molecular chaperone DnaK encodes MGKIIGIDLGTTNSVVAVMEGGEPKVIANEEGGRTTPSVVAFTKSGERLVGQVAKRQAITNPENTVYSIKRFMGRRFDEVSEEMKMVPYKVVRQGDHVAVLAQGKENTPPQISAMILQKLKKAAEDYLGQPVTEAVITVPAYFNDAQRQATKDAGKIAGLDVKRIVNEPTAAALAYGLDKKKDETIAVYDFGGGTFDISVLEVGEGVTEVKSTNGDTHLGGDNIDQRIVEWLVDEFKKDESLDLRSKGNEMALQRLRDAAEKAKIELSTTMETEVNLPFITADATGPKHLVKKLTRAKLEQMVEDIIQRSVGPCKQALKDAGVDASKIDEVVLVGGQTRMPRIQALVKELFGKEPNKGVNPDEVVAVGAAVQAGVLAGDVKDLLLLDVTPLTLAIETLGGVATPMIPRNTTIPTRKTEVFSTAADSQTSVEVHVLQGERPLAKDDRTLGKFHLSGIPPAPRGVPQIEVTFDIDANGILNVTAKDRATNKDQKITITSSSGLSKEEVEKMAKEAEAHATEDKTKREEIEARNQLDGFVYNVEKMLKEHGDKISAEDKANVETAIADAKKALEGTDPAIMNSAREKLTHASHKLAEEMYKSAQPPADASAGAQPGPQADGAGAQEKKKDEGVIDAEYVDVEEKK; translated from the coding sequence ATGGGAAAAATTATCGGAATTGATCTGGGGACCACCAACTCGGTGGTCGCCGTGATGGAAGGCGGCGAGCCGAAAGTGATCGCCAACGAGGAAGGCGGACGCACCACGCCTTCGGTGGTAGCTTTCACCAAGTCCGGCGAGCGTCTGGTAGGCCAGGTGGCCAAGCGCCAGGCCATCACCAATCCTGAGAACACGGTGTATTCCATCAAGCGGTTCATGGGACGCCGGTTTGATGAAGTCAGTGAAGAAATGAAGATGGTGCCTTACAAAGTCGTCCGGCAGGGCGACCACGTGGCCGTTCTGGCGCAGGGCAAGGAGAACACGCCTCCGCAGATTTCGGCCATGATCCTGCAGAAGCTCAAGAAGGCTGCGGAAGACTATCTCGGCCAGCCCGTCACCGAAGCGGTGATCACCGTTCCCGCGTATTTCAATGACGCGCAGCGCCAGGCCACCAAAGACGCCGGCAAGATTGCCGGTTTGGACGTAAAGCGCATTGTGAACGAGCCAACCGCGGCCGCGCTGGCCTACGGTTTGGACAAGAAGAAGGACGAAACCATCGCCGTGTACGACTTCGGCGGCGGCACGTTTGATATCTCCGTTCTCGAAGTCGGCGAAGGTGTGACGGAAGTTAAGTCCACCAACGGCGACACGCACCTGGGCGGCGACAACATTGACCAGCGCATTGTGGAATGGCTGGTGGATGAGTTCAAGAAAGATGAATCGCTTGACCTGCGCTCCAAGGGCAATGAGATGGCCTTGCAGCGGCTGCGTGACGCCGCGGAAAAAGCCAAGATCGAGCTTTCGACCACCATGGAAACGGAAGTGAACCTCCCGTTCATCACCGCCGACGCCACCGGTCCCAAGCACCTGGTGAAGAAGCTGACGCGCGCCAAGCTCGAGCAGATGGTGGAAGACATCATCCAACGCTCGGTTGGACCCTGCAAGCAGGCCTTGAAAGACGCCGGCGTGGATGCCAGCAAGATTGATGAAGTGGTGCTGGTTGGCGGGCAGACCCGCATGCCGCGCATACAGGCGCTGGTGAAAGAGCTGTTCGGCAAAGAGCCCAACAAAGGCGTGAACCCGGACGAAGTGGTCGCCGTGGGCGCGGCCGTCCAGGCGGGCGTGCTGGCCGGCGACGTGAAAGATCTGTTGCTGCTGGACGTGACTCCGCTGACCCTGGCGATTGAAACCCTGGGCGGCGTGGCCACGCCGATGATCCCGCGCAACACCACCATCCCCACGCGCAAGACGGAGGTGTTCTCCACCGCGGCGGACAGCCAGACGTCGGTGGAAGTCCACGTGTTGCAGGGCGAGCGGCCTCTGGCCAAAGACGACCGTACTCTGGGCAAGTTCCACCTGAGCGGCATCCCGCCGGCTCCGCGTGGCGTGCCGCAGATTGAGGTCACCTTTGACATTGACGCCAACGGCATCTTGAACGTCACGGCCAAAGATCGCGCCACCAACAAGGACCAGAAGATCACCATTACGTCCTCTTCCGGTCTAAGCAAAGAAGAAGTGGAAAAGATGGCCAAGGAGGCCGAAGCCCACGCCACCGAAGACAAGACCAAGCGGGAAGAGATTGAAGCCCGCAACCAGCTCGATGGTTTTGTTTACAACGTGGAAAAGATGCTCAAAGAGCATGGCGACAAGATCTCCGCGGAGGACAAGGCCAACGTGGAAACCGCCATTGCGGACGCCAAGAAAGCCCTGGAAGGCACGGACCCGGCGATCATGAACTCGGCGCGCGAGAAGCTGACGCATGCTTCGCACAAGCTGGCGGAAGAGATGTACAAATCCGCCCAGCCACCGGCCGACGCGTCCGCCGGAGCGCAGCCAGGCCCGCAAGCAGACGGCGCAGG